CAAGTGCTGAGCATGATTAGACTCCACTGTAAGCATTATTGTGTATCAACTGTATAACCTGTAATTTATTTCCCCCCAAAGTTAAATAAGATACCAAGGTAAAGAgtcattattttctttatatacCTCACACCATGTGAATCTCATCAACCAAACTTGACACTATAGTTGACAGTGAGCATGTGATCATGTTTCCATAAGTAGGACGTACAGTGTCACTTCAGGCTGGCCAATCAAACGCAGTCTTGTCTCTTAAGAGTGGAGAAAAGATTGAGATTTCTCTCATTCAACACAAGAATTCGAAGACGATGACATCTCCAAAGTTTCTCTTGTATCTGACATGTTTGTTCTTGGGCAAAATGGgtgagttgttgtttttgtggctGCAGTTACTATGTTTTTAGTTCATAACAGCTATTCTCGGAAATGCTGCTAATATTAATCTTAATATTATCATGCtgcaataatttaatttaatttaattaactgTGCATTTGTTTTATCTCCCATTTCACTTCAGCTCATATGTCTGTTCAGGAATTGTCATCTGTTCGTCAAGAGAGACGTTTTGTATCAGCTAATGTTGGAGACAAGGTAACTCTGCGATGTTTCTGTGAAGGTGAAGCTGCATGGCTTTACTGGTATAAGCAAACTCTGGGACACAAACCAAGACTCATCTCAACCTTCTATGTGTATGGTTTAAGAATCACTTTTTATAATGAATTTAAGAACAATTCACGCTTCACATTGGATACTGAATCCAAAAACTtgacaattttttatttaaacatctCAGACTCGGCTACTTACTACTGTGCAACTAGCAATGCAGTTGTCTTGGACTTTGCAGAGGGCACTTTTATCAATGTAAAAGGTTCAGGTTTGAAGGTCTCAGCTACGGTCCATCAGTCAGTGTCTGAGAGCATCCAGCCAGGAGGCTCTGTGACTCTGGACTGTACAGTACACACTGGGACCTGTGATGGAGAACACAGTGTTTACTGGTTCAAGAAGTCGGAGGAATCTCAGCCAGGACTAATTTACACCCATGGAGGCAGGACTGATCAGTGTGagtggaaaaacaacacacaaacacacacctgtgtcTACAAGCTGCCGATGAAGAGTCTGAATATTTCTCATGCTGGGACCTACTACTGTGCTGTCGCCTCATGTGGACACATTCTGTTTGGAAACGGGACCAAGCTGGAGTTTGAAGGTAAGGAACTTTTCTAGCCGAGGTTGTTGCATCTGATAGGTACTCATTCGTACTTCCTATTTAAGATGAGAACAGAACGTAACTTTCAAGCTCATTTGATGACTAGTTATTTTTTAGTTGCTTTCTAAACTTTGTATGAATACAAAGATAAAAGCTAAAAGCTCTGTTTCTGCTGTCCATCTCTCTACAGATAAGGTGGACTCTCCTGTCTATGTGTATTTCTTGAGTGGTGCTTTAACATTCACCACCATCCTGGTTGTTTTACTGGCTTTCTCACTTTTCAAGATGAACCAGAGAAACCTTTGCCGATGTACAGGTAACTGGCACTGTTTGTATCTGAAAGCAATTACTAAATGTAACTTGAATAAAAAAAGCATTGTATTCTCTGTTTCACAACCAGAGTCTCAAGCAAGATTATCAGCTCCATCCACAGCAAATGCAGAGGTGAAATTTATCTTAATAAACA
This Sander lucioperca isolate FBNREF2018 chromosome 9, SLUC_FBN_1.2, whole genome shotgun sequence DNA region includes the following protein-coding sequences:
- the LOC116042269 gene encoding uncharacterized protein LOC116042269, whose amino-acid sequence is MTSPKFLLYLTCLFLGKMAHMSVQELSSVRQERRFVSANVGDKVTLRCFCEGEAAWLYWYKQTLGHKPRLISTFYVYGLRITFYNEFKNNSRFTLDTESKNLTIFYLNISDSATYYCATSNAVVLDFAEGTFINVKGSGLKVSATVHQSVSESIQPGGSVTLDCTVHTGTCDGEHSVYWFKKSEESQPGLIYTHGGRTDQCEWKNNTQTHTCVYKLPMKSLNISHAGTYYCAVASCGHILFGNGTKLEFEDKVDSPVYVYFLSGALTFTTILVVLLAFSLFKMNQRNLCRCTESQARLSAPSTANAEGFRDVDNLHYAALSVNLPNRSRRQRNNTNSECVYSGVKQ